A region of bacterium DNA encodes the following proteins:
- the pgsW gene encoding poly-gamma-glutamate system protein, translating to MRHLISGQKVLICLLLCAVAHAESQSRHPSYELMLEAAQKAQRASREIYLTKHRLGIVNSKNDINRTGLVGEEFTPLTTTPGYLAAKRTATNPDFAAYLTRLLQEHGLSKKDSVLVTMTGSLPGLNLNLICALETLGVPSLRIASLGASSYGANQLDMTWIDMEDVLVREGLLNKRSDLVTLGGTGDVGGGLTAETLDFLRKRCARLGYRLLDAGNRRAQYEERQAAVGNPQSYSLLINVGGNHLMLGTGPEGRELPGGYIRPDSKNWENSVSTSTGGLVFDFLAAGVPVLNLLQVEELAQHAGIPVDPSPLPRLGTSPVYFLEKR from the coding sequence ATGCGTCACTTGATTAGCGGCCAGAAGGTCCTCATTTGTCTGCTGCTTTGTGCCGTTGCTCACGCAGAGTCACAATCGCGCCACCCTTCGTACGAGTTAATGCTCGAAGCTGCTCAGAAAGCGCAGCGCGCCTCTCGAGAGATCTACCTGACCAAACATCGATTGGGAATAGTCAACTCGAAGAATGACATCAATCGGACTGGTCTGGTAGGTGAAGAGTTTACACCTTTGACTACGACACCGGGCTATCTTGCGGCCAAACGTACGGCTACGAATCCTGACTTTGCAGCCTATTTGACTCGTTTGCTGCAAGAGCACGGTCTTTCAAAGAAAGATTCAGTCCTGGTCACGATGACCGGTTCTCTGCCGGGACTAAATCTGAACTTGATTTGCGCACTTGAGACTCTTGGCGTACCGTCGCTCCGTATAGCAAGCCTCGGGGCGTCAAGTTATGGCGCCAATCAGCTCGATATGACCTGGATTGATATGGAGGACGTGCTTGTCAGAGAAGGCCTGTTGAACAAACGCAGCGATCTTGTGACACTGGGCGGGACGGGCGATGTTGGGGGCGGATTGACCGCGGAAACGCTTGACTTTCTAAGAAAGAGGTGCGCGCGACTCGGATACAGACTACTCGATGCGGGCAACCGTCGCGCGCAATACGAAGAGCGGCAGGCTGCCGTCGGGAATCCGCAAAGCTACTCACTCCTGATCAACGTTGGCGGAAACCATTTGATGCTCGGCACAGGACCTGAAGGTCGGGAGCTTCCGGGGGGCTACATTCGCCCTGATAGCAAGAACTGGGAGAATTCCGTGTCAACCTCCACTGGAGGATTGGTGTTTGACTTCCTTGCTGCCGGAGTGCCGGTTTTGAATCTTCTGCAGGTTGAAGAGCTTGCTCAGCATGCGGGAATTCCGGTGGATCCGTCTCCATTGCCCAGACTTGGTACTTCGCCGGTGTACTTCTTGGAGAAGAGGTGA
- the ggt gene encoding gamma-glutamyltransferase: MPAPLDTNFVRADLSAFNNGMVVCAHPLAAAAGKRVLESGGNAVDAALAALAMLNVTEPHASGLGGGGFALYYDAAADSTFLLDYRETAPARMSRSVYFNPLDTLRLAQRTGGTSVLVPGAPAGWQTLHRRFGTKTLAELFADAVAVADSGYLVSEKQSSIILDNLETLSSDSNLARVFLDEGLPPPAGFRVTQPKLSALLKFLSHTRLESFYFPPVSAQVSSAVKSHGGFVSESDLNRYAPVERKPLRVRYRDYEIVTTSPPAGGGLILLETLKLLEPYDIQGKGLLTPDYIHTVATAIRKARTDAAAWLGDPGFSRIPVDTLLSPTYLSEVRDSLPMDTVVSKLLPLDSVRAFGPGNTTHLVVADKDGNLLSLTQSINYFFGSGVMVPELGLLLNNHMADFDRDTTGANSISPHHRPVSSMAPTIILRDGEPVMVIGTPGGARIPAALVQVILAVLEFDLPLNEALDLPRFFPAGMTLVYEPRLPQSTLDALALKGWKLYPDAPISNYFGGVQAIHFPKNSQVRMVGSSDPRRDGAADGY, encoded by the coding sequence TTGCCTGCGCCGCTGGATACGAATTTCGTCCGCGCAGATTTATCAGCGTTTAACAATGGAATGGTGGTCTGTGCACATCCGCTTGCTGCTGCCGCTGGTAAGCGTGTGCTGGAGTCCGGTGGAAATGCCGTAGATGCCGCGCTGGCTGCGTTGGCAATGCTCAATGTTACCGAGCCTCATGCAAGTGGGTTAGGTGGCGGCGGTTTCGCTTTATACTATGACGCGGCAGCCGACTCAACTTTCCTCTTGGATTATCGAGAGACTGCGCCGGCAAGAATGAGCAGGTCGGTCTATTTCAATCCGCTTGACACGTTGCGATTGGCGCAACGCACAGGTGGGACGTCCGTTCTTGTTCCGGGTGCACCTGCTGGATGGCAAACCTTGCATCGCCGGTTCGGCACGAAGACTCTGGCTGAGCTGTTTGCGGACGCAGTAGCAGTCGCCGATTCTGGTTACTTGGTTTCGGAGAAACAAAGCTCCATCATTCTTGACAATCTCGAGACGCTTTCCTCAGACTCAAATCTTGCACGTGTCTTTCTTGATGAGGGCTTGCCGCCGCCTGCAGGATTTCGCGTGACTCAACCGAAGTTAAGCGCATTGCTCAAGTTCCTGTCACATACACGCCTTGAGAGTTTCTACTTTCCTCCTGTATCCGCTCAAGTATCAAGTGCCGTCAAGTCCCATGGTGGGTTTGTGTCTGAGTCCGATCTAAATCGATATGCACCAGTAGAACGGAAACCGCTTCGCGTTAGATATCGCGACTATGAGATAGTAACGACATCCCCGCCAGCAGGAGGAGGATTAATTCTGCTGGAAACACTGAAGCTGCTTGAACCGTATGACATTCAAGGAAAGGGTTTATTGACACCGGATTATATTCATACGGTGGCCACAGCGATTCGGAAAGCACGCACCGACGCAGCTGCTTGGCTTGGTGACCCGGGGTTTTCACGCATTCCTGTAGACACTCTGTTGTCTCCGACCTACCTTTCGGAGGTCCGGGATTCACTGCCGATGGATACGGTGGTGTCTAAACTACTTCCGTTGGATTCCGTCCGCGCATTTGGCCCAGGCAATACGACTCACCTTGTGGTGGCCGACAAAGACGGAAACTTGTTATCGCTTACCCAGTCCATCAACTATTTCTTCGGTTCTGGCGTCATGGTTCCCGAATTAGGATTGTTGCTCAATAATCATATGGCGGACTTCGATCGAGATACGACCGGTGCAAATTCGATTTCGCCGCACCATCGCCCGGTATCCAGCATGGCGCCAACCATCATCCTAAGAGATGGCGAACCCGTGATGGTGATCGGCACCCCGGGCGGAGCGCGGATTCCTGCGGCACTTGTGCAGGTTATACTCGCTGTACTCGAATTCGATCTACCGCTGAACGAAGCTCTCGACCTGCCGCGCTTCTTTCCGGCCGGAATGACGTTAGTCTATGAGCCTCGATTACCTCAATCCACGCTGGATGCCCTTGCACTGAAAGGGTGGAAGCTATACCCGGATGCACCGATCAGCAACTACTTCGGAGGAGTGCAGGCCATTCACTTTCCCAAGAACTCGCAGGTACGAATGGTAGGGAGTTCTGACCCTCGTCGTGACGGTGCGGCAGACGGCTACTGA
- a CDS encoding MarR family winged helix-turn-helix transcriptional regulator — protein MNYNPDEIFPFWVNRTAFIFRALFEQRAEPFGLKWLEGVILLKLGMGHDTLADLARNLDQSHPAILRHLDKLEELGLVERTNHPEDRRVKILVLTKAGKSRVAELQDMTSRLSNEFRARFGSDRIAQAITLMKEVVAAYAEDGLQSCPIDEEHHDSDKQAGHA, from the coding sequence TTGAATTATAATCCGGATGAAATTTTCCCCTTCTGGGTCAACAGGACGGCTTTCATTTTTCGGGCACTTTTTGAACAAAGAGCCGAGCCGTTCGGCCTGAAGTGGCTCGAGGGAGTAATTCTCCTCAAGCTCGGCATGGGTCATGATACCCTTGCCGATCTGGCCCGAAATCTCGACCAGTCCCACCCTGCTATCCTCCGTCATCTCGACAAACTCGAGGAATTGGGCTTAGTTGAACGAACCAACCATCCTGAGGACAGACGAGTCAAGATTCTCGTGTTGACCAAAGCAGGGAAGTCCCGTGTTGCGGAGCTACAGGACATGACCAGCAGACTCTCGAATGAGTTCCGCGCGAGATTTGGCAGCGATCGGATCGCTCAGGCCATCACACTAATGAAAGAGGTGGTAGCGGCATACGCTGAAGACGGTCTTCAGAGTTGCCCAATTGACGAAGAACATCATGACTCAGATAAGCAGGCAGGACATGCGTAA
- a CDS encoding efflux transporter outer membrane subunit, producing the protein MRNFYLLSLGMALLAGGCGYVQRHNAPQIADLPSNYHTSSELSEFRDEAWWVEFGDETLNQLMNEAISNSPSLEAALARLQQFRAQSRATRASLFPTLTASGSYQDGERAFGGFGKIELGYYDVNITAQYEIDLWGKLSARRRAAFGDLLASENDARAALLTLTSQIARTYFQILDLREQQRLIDQTIAANQSAFDLVKSRYALGIVTSLDVYQSESSLAQSRAQRSTIEASLAAMEHLLSVLLGRYPEAGIAGNMISLPPAVVDIGTGLPSDLLERRPDIRSARARLLASDARWASANAALLPSFTLTGSYGNINKNLEDALDPENLLWNLVAGLTAPIFQGGRLVGEAQRSEAVFYETAANYKAVVLNAFREVEDALVRGEKQKERILELERQTAAAGNSLRVAEDQYRQGVINYLQVLIAQNSYYQAQSALISARRELIQNRIDLASALGGSWTDEILGNREPSPKLHTEVR; encoded by the coding sequence ATGCGTAACTTCTACTTACTCTCGCTTGGCATGGCGCTTCTGGCTGGAGGGTGCGGATATGTTCAAAGGCATAATGCACCACAAATCGCTGACTTACCTTCAAACTATCACACCAGCTCGGAACTGAGCGAGTTTCGCGATGAAGCATGGTGGGTCGAGTTTGGAGATGAGACTCTAAATCAGCTCATGAATGAAGCAATTTCAAATAGTCCGAGTCTCGAGGCAGCCTTGGCGCGACTGCAACAGTTCCGTGCCCAGAGCAGAGCGACGCGGGCGAGCCTCTTCCCAACTCTGACCGCTTCCGGATCCTATCAAGACGGCGAGCGCGCATTCGGAGGTTTTGGGAAAATCGAGCTGGGATACTACGACGTTAACATAACAGCTCAATATGAGATTGACTTATGGGGAAAGCTGTCGGCTCGGCGGAGGGCCGCATTTGGCGATTTATTGGCTTCGGAAAACGACGCGCGTGCGGCCTTGCTGACATTGACGTCACAGATTGCGCGGACGTATTTTCAAATTCTTGATCTTCGCGAGCAGCAGCGACTGATTGACCAGACCATCGCTGCAAATCAGAGCGCTTTTGATCTTGTGAAGAGTCGCTATGCATTGGGCATCGTCACGTCCCTCGATGTCTATCAATCGGAGTCCAGCCTGGCACAATCACGCGCACAGAGATCAACTATAGAGGCTTCGCTGGCCGCGATGGAGCATTTGCTGTCCGTCTTGCTCGGGCGCTACCCTGAAGCCGGAATTGCAGGTAATATGATTTCTCTCCCGCCGGCGGTCGTAGACATCGGGACGGGATTGCCTTCTGACTTGCTTGAGCGCAGACCCGATATACGATCTGCACGGGCACGGCTGCTCGCTTCGGATGCGCGTTGGGCATCTGCAAATGCCGCCCTCCTCCCGAGTTTTACGCTTACCGGATCTTATGGGAACATTAACAAGAACCTGGAAGACGCGCTTGACCCCGAGAACTTGCTTTGGAATCTTGTTGCGGGCTTAACGGCACCGATTTTTCAGGGCGGTCGATTGGTAGGAGAAGCGCAGCGATCTGAAGCTGTTTTCTATGAAACTGCTGCAAACTACAAAGCGGTCGTGCTGAATGCTTTTAGGGAGGTTGAAGACGCGCTGGTCCGGGGTGAAAAACAGAAGGAACGCATTCTCGAGCTGGAAAGGCAAACTGCCGCTGCCGGTAACTCACTCCGAGTCGCGGAAGATCAGTATCGGCAAGGCGTCATTAACTACCTGCAAGTGCTGATTGCACAAAACTCTTACTATCAAGCTCAAAGTGCCCTAATCAGCGCGCGGCGAGAACTTATTCAGAATCGAATTGACTTAGCGTCCGCGCTCGGCGGCTCGTGGACGGACGAAATACTGGGGAACCGTGAGCCGTCGCCGAAACTGCATACGGAGGTTCGTTGA
- a CDS encoding efflux RND transporter periplasmic adaptor subunit has product MTAEKKKFKILLPVLIIVGGFLLMMGLIASRKKPESSIPSFAGVLVEVQSVSKESHRATVSGSGTVRAKQEVSLSPQVGGKVEWVSEQCAAGGEFRKGDILFRIESIDYELAVEQARARVAQSEYQLAVEQAQADVAKREWNRMEESKAAVADTPTSLVLREPQLKQAESNLASAKAALEQAELALERTRVRAPFSGRIRRESVDVGQMVSPGMPVGSLYSTDVVEIEVGLPVEEQRWLEIPGSPATVTLKVDRNDFTWSGKVVRWVGALDSVGRLARVIVDVAAPYAEREDGGPVLAVGSFVNVDILGREMPDVVQLPRSAVHSNDIVWIARPDNTLELRPTTCILRTRNFVYLSQGLDAGERVILTSISGAADGMKLRIANGGSNG; this is encoded by the coding sequence ATGACTGCCGAGAAAAAGAAGTTCAAAATACTTTTGCCTGTCTTAATCATCGTGGGTGGCTTCCTCCTCATGATGGGACTGATTGCGAGCCGCAAGAAGCCGGAGTCGAGCATTCCGAGCTTTGCCGGCGTGCTGGTTGAAGTGCAATCAGTATCGAAAGAATCCCACCGCGCAACGGTCAGCGGTAGTGGAACCGTGCGAGCTAAGCAAGAAGTCTCTCTATCTCCTCAAGTAGGAGGGAAGGTGGAATGGGTAAGTGAGCAGTGCGCCGCCGGCGGCGAGTTTCGCAAGGGCGATATCCTATTCCGGATTGAGTCGATTGACTACGAGCTTGCGGTTGAGCAAGCTCGGGCACGAGTCGCGCAATCGGAATATCAGCTTGCAGTCGAACAGGCACAGGCGGACGTCGCCAAGCGGGAGTGGAATCGAATGGAGGAAAGCAAAGCCGCTGTCGCCGACACACCAACTTCACTCGTCCTGCGCGAACCCCAACTAAAGCAAGCGGAGTCCAATCTTGCGTCTGCAAAGGCCGCTCTCGAGCAAGCCGAACTCGCGCTCGAGAGGACAAGAGTTCGTGCTCCTTTTTCAGGACGAATACGTCGTGAATCCGTTGATGTGGGCCAGATGGTCTCGCCGGGTATGCCGGTGGGCAGTCTGTACTCGACTGATGTCGTGGAAATTGAGGTCGGATTGCCTGTTGAAGAACAGAGGTGGCTTGAGATTCCGGGTTCACCTGCGACAGTGACATTGAAAGTTGATAGAAACGACTTCACCTGGAGTGGCAAAGTTGTGCGTTGGGTCGGTGCGCTGGACAGCGTGGGGCGACTTGCACGTGTGATAGTGGACGTTGCAGCACCTTATGCAGAAAGAGAAGACGGCGGGCCGGTCCTTGCGGTCGGCAGTTTTGTGAACGTGGATATCCTTGGAAGAGAGATGCCCGATGTTGTACAACTTCCGCGTTCAGCCGTTCACAGCAACGACATCGTCTGGATCGCAAGGCCGGATAACACTCTCGAGTTGAGGCCCACCACGTGCATTCTAAGAACCCGCAACTTTGTCTATCTCAGCCAAGGGCTTGATGCGGGCGAACGTGTTATACTGACCAGTATTTCCGGCGCAGCGGACGGTATGAAGCTACGCATTGCAAACGGAGGCTCGAACGGATGA
- a CDS encoding efflux RND transporter permease subunit produces MNSWIKWMASNQVAANILMLTFIVGGFLLAPQIKQEVFPEIQLDQIRVAVTFPGAGPLEVEDGIVRPIEQAVSGVDNVKRIRGSATEGRGTVTIELLDGADADVALNDIKSEIDRITTFPEQAEEPVVSKLTNRQEAISFMIYGEASELALRQHAERIRDELLSMPEISQVELAAVRPYEISVEISEATLRAYNLTLADVAASIRRSSLDLPGGTVKTEGGEVLIRTQEKKYTGNEFGRVVVVTRPDGTEITLDQIAKIKDEFEETDQQAFYDGKPAVMLKVFRVGKQKPTEVARVVREFIETYRAQLPPSISIDVWQDWSVIFQQRMDLLRRNGIMGLILVVAILAMFLELRLAFWVSMGIPTSFLGALMFMPAWDVSVNMLSLFAFILVLGMVVDDAIVVGENIFRHRMMGKSYYQASVDGATEVAGPVLFSVLTTVAAFLPLMFVTGMMGKFMFVIPAIVISVLAISVIEGFFVIPAHLSGKLSQSKAQFWTKIERVRQHFDEWLQTFIDKVYVKHLAWATHHRYVTFAMATAVLLLTVGVIAGGYIKFEFMPSIDADVINVQVTMPPGTPIEETRKVTEQVRLAGLRAIESSNRNQKDGASNLKHVFMATGFQVFEGGPGGVREVVGANLGQLRMLLIDPEFRSMRTPDIVNLWRKEVGEIPGVEQIQFQADLIASGADIGIELSHEDFDALLASVDRLKSHLASYNGVYDISDSHLEGKRELQLKLKPDARTLGVSESDLGMQVRSAFFGAEALRLQRGRDEVKVMVRYPEEERKSLSNVDNMMIRTRTGGEIPFHAAASVVDAVGYSGVSRTDQKRVIVVNASVDDATANASEITASLEAGILKQLKSDYPGLQFAYEGQSLDRQESMQSLAVGFLFALFLIFGLIAIPLRSFTQPMIIMSVIPFGFVGAILGHLVFGFNMSLMSMFGFVALTGVVVNGGIVMIDFINRAREEGMSAREAILQSGVRRFRAIMLTSFTTFFGLFPLILEKEMQAQFLVPMAISLGFGVLFSGFFITLIVLPTMYMILEDIHDLFGAKSRHMQGEGSDVFEEEMNPSPVKA; encoded by the coding sequence ATGAACAGCTGGATAAAGTGGATGGCCAGCAATCAAGTTGCGGCAAACATCCTTATGCTAACCTTCATCGTCGGCGGCTTCCTGCTGGCTCCTCAGATCAAGCAAGAGGTTTTTCCCGAAATTCAACTGGACCAGATTCGGGTCGCTGTGACTTTTCCGGGGGCCGGGCCTCTGGAAGTCGAGGATGGAATCGTCAGGCCGATTGAACAAGCCGTCTCGGGTGTCGATAACGTTAAGCGAATTCGCGGTTCAGCTACGGAAGGCCGCGGCACGGTGACCATTGAATTGCTGGACGGTGCCGATGCCGACGTTGCGCTGAACGACATCAAGTCTGAAATCGATCGAATCACGACTTTCCCCGAACAAGCTGAAGAGCCGGTCGTCAGTAAATTGACGAATCGGCAGGAAGCTATTTCTTTCATGATCTACGGGGAGGCCTCGGAGCTTGCGCTGCGACAACATGCAGAACGGATTCGTGACGAATTGCTGTCAATGCCGGAGATTTCCCAGGTTGAACTTGCTGCCGTGCGACCGTACGAGATTTCAGTGGAAATTTCGGAAGCTACTCTGCGCGCCTACAACCTGACTCTCGCCGACGTTGCGGCGTCTATTCGGCGCTCCTCGCTCGACCTGCCCGGCGGCACGGTCAAGACGGAGGGTGGCGAAGTGCTCATTCGCACGCAAGAGAAGAAATACACTGGCAATGAGTTTGGCCGCGTTGTCGTGGTCACGCGGCCCGACGGCACGGAGATCACACTTGACCAGATTGCTAAAATCAAGGATGAATTTGAGGAGACTGACCAACAGGCATTCTACGATGGGAAGCCTGCGGTTATGCTCAAGGTTTTCCGGGTCGGAAAACAGAAGCCGACCGAAGTAGCACGTGTTGTTCGCGAATTCATAGAAACCTATCGCGCACAATTGCCGCCTTCCATCTCCATTGACGTCTGGCAGGACTGGTCCGTCATCTTTCAGCAGCGCATGGATCTCTTGCGCCGCAACGGTATCATGGGTTTGATCCTCGTAGTAGCGATTCTTGCCATGTTCCTCGAGCTGCGGCTGGCCTTCTGGGTCTCCATGGGAATCCCGACGTCATTTCTTGGCGCGTTGATGTTTATGCCTGCTTGGGATGTTTCCGTAAACATGCTTTCGCTATTCGCGTTCATCCTCGTACTCGGTATGGTAGTTGACGATGCGATTGTGGTCGGCGAGAATATCTTCCGGCATCGAATGATGGGTAAGTCATACTATCAGGCTTCGGTGGACGGTGCGACCGAAGTGGCAGGACCCGTGCTGTTCTCCGTTTTAACTACTGTAGCGGCGTTCCTCCCGTTGATGTTCGTGACCGGAATGATGGGTAAGTTCATGTTCGTGATACCGGCGATCGTCATTTCTGTGTTGGCGATTTCCGTAATTGAAGGATTCTTTGTGATTCCCGCACACTTGTCCGGCAAGTTAAGTCAGAGCAAGGCGCAATTCTGGACGAAGATTGAACGTGTTCGTCAGCACTTTGATGAGTGGCTGCAGACGTTCATTGACAAAGTCTATGTCAAGCATCTCGCGTGGGCAACGCATCATCGCTATGTCACTTTCGCCATGGCAACCGCAGTGCTTTTGCTAACGGTCGGCGTGATCGCCGGCGGTTACATCAAGTTCGAATTCATGCCTTCCATTGATGCGGATGTGATCAATGTCCAAGTGACCATGCCCCCGGGAACTCCGATCGAAGAAACGAGAAAGGTCACGGAGCAAGTGCGACTTGCCGGCTTACGCGCCATTGAGTCTTCAAATAGAAACCAGAAGGACGGTGCGTCTAATCTCAAACACGTGTTCATGGCCACCGGTTTTCAGGTGTTTGAAGGAGGGCCGGGCGGAGTGAGAGAAGTCGTCGGCGCGAATCTCGGACAGTTGCGCATGCTGCTGATTGATCCCGAGTTTCGAAGCATGCGAACGCCCGACATTGTTAATCTGTGGCGGAAAGAAGTCGGTGAGATTCCCGGCGTCGAGCAAATCCAGTTTCAGGCGGACTTGATCGCCTCAGGCGCAGACATCGGCATTGAGCTATCGCACGAGGACTTTGATGCTCTTCTCGCTTCGGTTGATCGACTGAAATCCCATCTTGCTTCCTATAACGGCGTTTACGATATCTCGGACAGCCATCTTGAAGGCAAGCGCGAGCTTCAACTGAAATTAAAACCGGATGCTCGGACGTTGGGTGTTTCCGAGAGCGACTTGGGGATGCAGGTGCGCTCCGCGTTCTTTGGCGCCGAGGCCTTGCGCCTGCAGCGCGGACGGGATGAGGTAAAGGTTATGGTCCGCTATCCAGAGGAAGAACGCAAGTCGCTCTCGAACGTGGACAATATGATGATTCGAACGCGAACCGGCGGAGAAATTCCGTTTCACGCCGCGGCAAGCGTGGTGGACGCCGTCGGTTACAGCGGTGTCTCGAGAACAGATCAAAAGCGCGTGATCGTGGTCAACGCGTCTGTCGATGATGCCACTGCCAACGCCAGCGAGATAACCGCTTCACTGGAGGCGGGCATCCTGAAACAGCTCAAGAGTGACTATCCGGGTCTACAGTTTGCCTACGAAGGACAGTCATTAGACAGACAGGAGTCAATGCAGAGTCTTGCGGTTGGATTCCTGTTCGCCTTGTTCCTGATTTTTGGTCTAATCGCCATCCCGCTGCGCAGTTTCACGCAGCCAATGATCATCATGAGCGTGATTCCCTTCGGGTTCGTGGGTGCCATTCTTGGACATCTGGTCTTCGGCTTCAATATGAGTCTCATGTCCATGTTCGGTTTTGTGGCGCTGACCGGCGTGGTGGTAAACGGCGGAATCGTGATGATCGACTTTATCAATCGCGCACGCGAGGAAGGCATGTCGGCACGGGAAGCCATTCTGCAGTCCGGTGTGCGGCGGTTTCGTGCGATCATGCTGACATCGTTTACAACCTTTTTTGGACTATTCCCTTTGATCCTTGAGAAAGAGATGCAGGCACAGTTTCTCGTGCCGATGGCTATCAGTCTCGGTTTCGGCGTCCTGTTCAGTGGATTCTTCATCACGCTAATCGTCTTGCCGACGATGTACATGATCCTCGAAGATATCCACGACCTCTTTGGCGCGAAGAGCCGTCACATGCAGGGTGAAGGCAGCGATGTGTTTGAAGAGGAGATGAATCCTTCACCCGTCAAGGCGTAG